In the genome of Methanoculleus sp. SDB, the window GTGTCACCTCGGACGGAAAGCTGAAACCCTGTCTTCTCCGGAATGACAACCATGTCGATATCAGGGGAGTCCACGGCAGCGAGCTGGAAGACCTGTTTAAGGAGGCGGTCGCCCGTCGCGCACCGTTTTTCTCCTGAGCTAAAAAACCCCGATTCTGCCATGTTGGCGGGAACCACATCCTCCTGATGTGTTTTTCATTGCCCCTGTGCAAATGTATTTACCGGACGCTTGACCAATACAAGAGTATGACTGTGGACAACGAATATTTCAACATTCTCAGGAATCTCTACGACAAATCGCTGATTCTTGAGAGTATCAACGACTTTCACCCTGTCCTGTATTTTCATTTCCTCGATTCGCTCGCCCATCTTGATTTTACCCTCTGCCAGCTTTCCTTCAACTTCCAGTCACCGAGAAATCTCATGAACATGCAGTACATGCGGTGGCGGCTCGATGAGGAAAAGACCGGTGACCGCCCCCTCTTCCCCGCGTTTGTCACCTGGCTGAAAAAATCGGATCCCGAGCGGTTTAAACGCCTTCCCCTGCTCTGGCAGGAGATCTATGACAGCGATTCTCCGGCCGGCTACCGAAGCTTCCGGATTGTCCTGGATCCGAACAGCTACCAGCCGATTCCCGCTCGGTTTTTCCTCGTATCGATCGGCGAGTTCTTTGATCGGGAGTTTCTCAAGACCCTGTATCTCGACGGCTCGCTCGGGAAGCTCTTCGAGGAATACAGGGCTCTCCGGGCCGACTGACGTCGGCAGGACGGATCAGGCATGGATGTAGGTCGCCTCTGCTCGGAACTGGTGCAGATCAGGAGTGAAAATCCCCCCGGAAACACCGCGGAGATTATCGATTATATCGCCGGCTATCTCGATACGCTCGGGATCCGGTCGGTTCGCACGCGGAACCGCGGAGGCAGAAGCAACCTCTACGTGAACAGCCCGGACAACCGCCTTCTCTTCTGCGGACACGTGGACGTGGTTCCGGCACTTGCCGACGGATGGACCGACGACCCGAACTCGGGAGTGATTCGGGAGGGCTATGTCTGGGGCCGGGGGGCAACCGACATGAAAGGCGGGGTGGCGGCCATCCTGCAGGCGGTGGCGGATGCAATCGATGCGGGGGAGGACCCCGCCGTCAACCTTGCGTTCGTATGCGACGAGGAGACGGGCGGCGAATACGGCATCAGGCACCTTCTTGCCAAGAATGTTCTCACGCCCTGCGAATGCCTGATCGCCGAGCCCACGCCGCCGCTGAATCCCTGCCTCGGCCAGAAGGGCCTGCTCCGGATGTGCGCCGATTTTTCAGGGGAGCCGGGCCACGGTTCACTCTACCCCCACGCGGGAGTGAGCGCGATCATGGAGGCGTTCTCCCTGCTCGAATACCTCACCGCCCTCAACGAACGCTCCTTTCCGCCCCCCGAGGATCTGGCCGCCATTATCGACGCCTCGTCGAAGGTGCTCGGGGAGATCTATGCAAGCAGCGCTATCGGTGAGGCGCTGAGAAAGATCACCTTCAATCCGGGCAGGATCGAGGGCGGGGAGAAAGCGAATATCGTTGCGCAAAAATGCTCTCTGGTCCTCGACATACGGATTCCCTGGGGGTGCAGTGCCGAATCCGTGCTCTCCGCGCTGGACGCCCGGGCGCCGCGGGGTGTGATTACACCGTTAAACCTCGCGAGCCCGAGCTATTCCCCGCCCGATTCGCCGATCGTGGATGTCACATGCCGGGAAATCTCACGGGTGCTCGGAAAGCCGTCCTATCCGATTGTCCAGTGGGCCGCGAGTGATGCCCGCTATCTGCGCGGAGCGGGCTTCAACGTCATCGAATACGGGCCCGGGGAGATCCTGACGCTGCATGCCATCGATGAGCGGGTGGCCGTGCAGAACCTTGAACAGGTGACAACCGTCTACCGGGGAATCATGCGGGAATTTTCCGGGAATTCCGGCCGGCAGTAAACGAAAGCGGCGCGCAGACCGTCGCGTCCGCTCCCTGCAGCCGCACATGCCCCCGGCGG includes:
- a CDS encoding acetylornithine deacetylase; translation: MDVGRLCSELVQIRSENPPGNTAEIIDYIAGYLDTLGIRSVRTRNRGGRSNLYVNSPDNRLLFCGHVDVVPALADGWTDDPNSGVIREGYVWGRGATDMKGGVAAILQAVADAIDAGEDPAVNLAFVCDEETGGEYGIRHLLAKNVLTPCECLIAEPTPPLNPCLGQKGLLRMCADFSGEPGHGSLYPHAGVSAIMEAFSLLEYLTALNERSFPPPEDLAAIIDASSKVLGEIYASSAIGEALRKITFNPGRIEGGEKANIVAQKCSLVLDIRIPWGCSAESVLSALDARAPRGVITPLNLASPSYSPPDSPIVDVTCREISRVLGKPSYPIVQWAASDARYLRGAGFNVIEYGPGEILTLHAIDERVAVQNLEQVTTVYRGIMREFSGNSGRQ